One genomic segment of Sesamum indicum cultivar Zhongzhi No. 13 unplaced genomic scaffold, S_indicum_v1.0 scaffold00118, whole genome shotgun sequence includes these proteins:
- the LOC105178971 gene encoding uncharacterized protein LOC105178971, with the protein MADNESVIITVVYGASEVIDRRNLWTALETLSQQCSDIPWMVGGDFNAVRDLNEVCGISGDIRMATEEFNAGILEAGLIPLPMQGEWFTWHNCSTSMRSLWKRLDRILINDRWLARFPSAYYHSLTPRTSDHSPLVLHGDIQQHNGGMFRFDNYLAHSPEFIHNVQNIWHHEIVGIPMYAVTRKLKALKPVFRLQRRNKGDLTMNVQLAKGFLDEAQQLRRVRRRILQINDENGFTHTDLGEIAHEFVSYYQNLLGGTRRRLSVDIRYLRPWARHCITDEEANQLLLPISADDVKQAMFDIADDKAPGPDGYSSRFFKAAWPVVGEEVTRAVLDFFSTGKLLKQVNSTILALIPKTTSSYCAKLT; encoded by the exons ATGGCTGACAATGAATCTGTTATTatcactgttgtttatgggGCATCTGAGGTGATTGATCGTCGGAATTTATGGACGGCACTGGAGACGCTATCTCAGCAATGCTCTGACATCCCGTGGATGGTGggaggggattttaatgcagtacgTGACCTTAACGAAGTATGTGGCATCtcaggagatataaggatggccaccGAAGAATTTAATGCTGGTATTCTGGAGGCGGGGCTGATCCCACTTcctatgcaaggtgaatggttcacgtggcataattgcagtacgTCTATgaggagtttatggaagcggcTGGATCGGATTCTTATTAATGACCGCTGGCTGGCAAGGTTCCCGAGCGCATATTATCACAGCCTTACTCCACGGACATCTGACCACTCTCCACTGGTCTTACATGGGGATATACAACAACATAATGGAGgcatgtttcgatttgataactatctggCCCATTCACCCGAGTTTATCCACAatgtgcagaatatttggcatcatgagatTGTGGGTAttcctatgtatgctgtgacacgtAAACTGAAGGCACTTAAACCAGTCTTTAGActacaaaggagaaataagggaGATCTGACGATGAATGTCCAACTAgccaaaggttttcttgatgaggcacaacagttG AGACGAGTAAGGAGGAGAATCTTACAGattaatgatgagaatggtttCACACACACGGATCTAGGGGAAATCgcccatgagtttgtctcatactatcagaacctATTAGGAGGCACCAGAAGACGGCTGTCAGTGGATATTCGTTATCTTAGACCGTGGGCAAGGCACTGTAtcactgatgaggaagctaatCAATTACTCCTTCCAATCTCggcggatgatgtgaagcaagcaatGTTCGATATTGCTGATGACAAGgcaccgggacctgatggcTACTCGTCAAGGTTTTTCAAGGCGGCTTGGCCTGTGGTTGGGGAAGAAGTTACGAGGGCGGTACTAGACTTCTTTTCTACCGGAAAACTTCTGAAGCAGGTCAACTCCACGATCTTGGCCctgatcccaaag acgacctcCTCTTACTGTGCAAAGCTGACTTAg